From Alligator mississippiensis isolate rAllMis1 chromosome 1, rAllMis1, whole genome shotgun sequence:
TGAGCCACACAGTttcagggagctgctgcaggctggtccccatgccccctccccaacaacaTCCCAGAGCCCAcatgccctgcagctccttcccaccACTAGTGCCCAGCAGCAACTGGCTCTGGACTCATCCCactcagggcaggggtcagcgCTGCACACACAGGTCTCAGCTGGTCCAGAGCTGATCTGCTGTAGCCAGGGTGAGTCCAGAGTAGGCTGAGGCCAGTaagggctgcacacacacatccccgcTAGTTGTCTTGTGACTGGAGCTGGGACCAGCAGGAGCCAGAAGAAGCTGCTGTGTAGAAttggagtccagctgcagagctgtgccagcctcactgcagcccagggacagTGGGACATGCTATGGGCCAGACAATACCTGGGCGCCAGTGGGACATGCTATGGGCCAGACAGCACCTGGGCGCCAGTGGGACATGCTATGGGCCAGACAGCACCTGGGCGCCAGTGATGGCTGCGgtccctctgcaggccagatccagcctacaagCCATGTTTTACCCACCCATATTCTATTATACACGTAAGACAAAAGAAGCAATAGTTTGTTTGAGGATGCTTTCATATTCTATGCACTCACAAAAACCATTAACAATTGGTTCCTGTTAACTGTGGTAGGAAATACTGCCCACCTTACAGCTACCACAAGAATGGATGCTCTGTCTGTAGCAAACCAGTTGAGGCATCTGTCTTCAGACCCAGGGAATAGAGAAACAATTGTGAAAGATGAAGGATGTCTTTCTGGCCTCATCCTGTTTCTGGACCATCCTAACACAGAAGTTGTATATTTAGCTCTTCAGGTAATTCCTGCTTTTGCTAAAACTCTTGGTCTCTCTAATTCAAATCAATCCCAGTATTTAGTAAACTGTTAATCCTGTAATAAAATGTAAATCCTGCCTGACCGAGGGAGTAAATAATGTAAGAAGTTTAGAGCCTCTCTCAGGTAGAGGAGCGCTCCTTTCCTGTTTTCCGTAgagtttgattcctgctctaaaaaaaccaaaacaaaaaaccccaaaaaactatgCACACTTTTGGTAATGGAACTGATCTAGTAAACGTCAGCTAAAAAtagcacagtgcagtgcagtgctgcaAGAGAACTCTAGGCTTCGCTACAGCCATATAGTTTTATTCATAAGAGCAGCAGATTTTAAACTTCCTGGGAAAACACAGTATGTGTCTTCTGATTTTAACAGTGTATCACCTCATCAAGTCACACAAGGTGTGTATTAACTATGATGTCTTTTAACAAGAGGTTAGATCCCTCTACTCTAACTACTCCTGAAACCTTCAAGGTCAAGGTTGTAAGGCTAGTTCAAGCTGCCAGGGTCTCTTTAAGACATCCTATTTAGTAGTTTCTTAAACGGACTTTTAAAAGACCAATCTAATTCGAGAGCAAAACTACTTCAATCAGTTTCAGATTCCATGGTAGTTGCTGGTGCACACTTATGATTTCCCCCTCCAGTTTCTTGTATTTCAAGTGCTTGTGCTGCTTTTCCTGATGATCTTCTCTGGAAAATGGAAGCAAACTGAAGAggcttttttagtgatgttaaaaAGTTACTTGTACTaagtaaacattttttaaacagttgCAATTTGACTGGCCCTATTAAAAGCACTGGCTAGCTAGTCACCAAAACAATCCACAAATAGTAAAAAAAGTCTACATGGTTAATAGATGTGATTGTACTGGGATAAAAATATAAGGATTTGTATCAGTGGTGGTACCTGTAACTTGCGTGTCATTTTGTAAAAGTGTTGTCGTTTCAGATTTTTTCCATGCTCATTTAGCCAGTATATTGTCTCTAATTCCATGCACAACTTTTTCCTGTTTTGCTCAAAGGGGACCGACAGTGATATCGCCACCATTGTTATGCTAAGAATCACTTGTTTAACTTGAAGTAATTGTGTCCATTAGTCACTAAGACATTTGTCATATTGAATATCCTCTATTTTGATTCTTACCTACTATTAAGATCTTGGATGAGAAATGAATCACTGGGAAACAGGTCAGGTTCTTAATTTTACAGGTATAGCAACACATTGAAGAGATTCAGTAGAGCCCTCAAGCTTTGTGAAGCTTGTTTGATCTAGTGTTTGAACAAGAACATTGTAAAAGACTTGCCTTTCTGCAAAAGCATGTTCCTAGTTGGTTAGTGGAATTTAATTTCCAAGGTGGCAGAGCTACAGGCTAACTGGATCTTCCAATTTCATGTTATATAGAAACTTAGCACAGTTCATGTTGCCACTGTTACATATCAGATCTTTACTGAAAGCCatctatttttaaatgatttcccCCTCTTGCAGGCACTTCAGTATCTTTCAGAATGTCCTTCCAACTGTGAAATTGTGACAAAAGAACCAGATATAATGTGGAAGCTGGAGAAATTGCAGAAAAGGTAAATTTTAATTGGTGTCAGTTTGTCAACTTTTTAAGTGGGGTGAGTTGCAAAGATTTCAAAGAGACTACTGGCTTTATGGTTAATAGTTTCTCATCAATTTAAAGTGTTGCTAACGTGCATTAATTAGGCTTGCATCAGTCTGTAAATAACACTGGTTTGAAAAAGTTAAAAGGAAAATGTCTGTTAAGAAGTAACTTGTAGAACTGACATGGGGAAACGAAGGAGTCCTTAAACGAGGGTGTTGGTAGTAAAATAGGACAAGGTCAAATGCAGTTAGTTATGAACTATTAAGAGATGGGTTAGTAggccctggcccctttcccagAAATCTGGCCATGTTCATTTAAGAACTAACTAGTTCATGCTACATTTAGTCTTTGAATTTGTGAGGCACATATTTTTTTACTATCCATTGAAAATGTAGGAAGTGCTGGAAACCATAGGACATTAGTTTGTAATATCACTTAGCCTCAGCGTTTGAAAAATTGAAGGAAATACATGATGAAATGGACAAGAGTAAAAAAGCTTAAAAGGTATAACTAAATGATTTGCATATCTTAGTGCAGAGATCATTGCCTGAATCACGTCTGAGTTCTAGGTCCCAAAAGGAGTAATGCACCCGAAAAAGCAGTCATCCATTGCCGTTCTGGTATACAGTACATTTAGCAGAGCAGGTTCTTTATACACTTCCTCGCTAAACAAGTGAGATACAGCAAATCAGAGAGTCTTTTTCCTGGCCCTTTTTCTCAAGGAAGATTGGATGAGGAAGCAAGAAAAGAAATAGTAGACCAGCTTTAGAAGGAAGAGAGGACACACTCAAGGTGTGGTGTATATAGCAGTATTATAGGTGACTTCATATACCGAAGCAAAGGGCGGAGAGAGTAGCCAGTGTACTGCCTCCTGTTTCTGTGAATATGTTGTTCGTCctagaaaacaaaacagactaaCATGTAGAATTATGATCAAAACTATACTCAAGAAGCTGTGGGTACCAGTTAAAGTGAAAGACAGCCTTCAAGAACTAGCAGTTAGCAAGACTGTTATGAACTCCAGTACATTATATGAAAGGCTACTTCTGGGAATGacaaaaaccaaacagaaaaagcATGAACATTCCTCCTGGTCAGGGGGAAGAGTACCAGCAGAACAATTTATGGTTTCCTGGTTTGGGGAACATGCAATTCTcaaagtggctgcatttcataaAGTAGAGCTTGAAATGTAAAGAATTGACAGAAAAGCCCCCTATAAGCAAGAGAATTGCATAAAGCCACCCATCTTGTTTTTGCGAGTCAGGAAGACTGGAAATTTGAAGATCAAACAAGTGCTAAAGGGATGCCTTGAGAAGTCTGCGTAATCCAACTTGTTTCTTTAGTGAATACAATTTCAGTGGTTATTTCTAAATTATACAGCTAGAGAAGTGAGTTTAGCTCATGAGCCACTAATAATTCCATCTACATACTCTCTACAATTGTAGCAGTTTTAAAAGGTGTGGTAGAACTGCTGCTCCAGAGTGTGTAGGTGCAtctagaaaaataaaatcaccCCAACTTTAACCCAGCTGCATCCAAGATCAAAGCTAGGGTGATTTAGCTCACTTGCATCACAACAGGGTCATGTACATTAACAATTATAGTGCGCTCTGGAGCAGCATCAGCTCCTCCTTTTTCAAAGCCATTATGAATGTATATTTGTCCATGGAGCTAAGTGTACTTACAAGTGGGCTATaggaagaaagaaaccaaatacattttttttcctcccaattgttttgtttttccctgtaGACATGACACCAATGGCAGTCTTCAGCTTCTAGCAAGAGAAGTACAGAATGCACTGAATACATGTTTTTATATCAGCAACACACAACGTACTCCACAAGTATTTGATAACAAGTTCAAAGCAGTTTTTCCTGAACAGCTCCAACAAGACAGCAAAGACCATTACTCTTCACATTGAAGGACTAGATAATGTGGTAGGACCCTATATGTTATTCAGCATCTTCTGATCCAAGCTGTAAATACTTAAGGTTATCATATCACTACTTTTGTTTAGTTGAATTGTTCCTCATGTGGCTTCTCCTAAACCATGTGAACTGCAGTCTCCATCAGAATGTCAGCACAAAGTCACAGCAATGACCTTCCCTTTGCTATGTAATCTAGGATTAGTTCCTTCACGCTGATTTTGGGCAACTGCACTGAAACTCCTCATAAGGATAAGGGGAAAGAGTCTGTTACCTAATCCTTAGAGGAAGGATATTATGGCAGTGGGATGGAATTCAGGAGACTGGgctttcatttccatttttatcAGATTTTCTTTACAACTTTGGGCAAACTACTTTGTGCTCCCATTTCATTAGAACTAGACTAATACTTCCTTTTTCCAATCCAGGTTTCAGAAGCCCCATATAATCCAGTTTCAATTAGGTCCTGTAGTCACTACTATAATACAATAAATGATACCAAATACCTAAGCAGCCCACTGGGCTAGTATTAACCTATTTTAGGATTAGTGTACAAAATCACACTTGAAAGCATGTAAATTAAATAGGCTTGGTCCTACTACTTTCAATGTTGGTTTGACATTGAGTTAATAGTTAAATTCCAACTGGTGTGTTTTCACTCATCCTTTGACTCCTTTTAATCTAGCATACCAAAAATCTGTGTGAGGAAGCACTGTTAAAAGTCAAAGGAGTAATCAGCTTTACATTTCAATCAGCTCTCAGAAGATG
This genomic window contains:
- the LOC102558848 gene encoding armadillo repeat-containing protein 1 yields the protein MDALSVANQLRHLSSDPGNRETIVKDEGCLSGLILFLDHPNTEVVYLALQALQYLSECPSNCEIVTKEPDIMWKLEKLQKRHDTNGSLQLLAREVQNALNTCFYISNTQRTPQVFDNKFKAVFPEQLQQDSKDHYSSH